The following coding sequences lie in one Sphingobium sp. KCTC 72723 genomic window:
- a CDS encoding alpha/beta fold hydrolase, protein MMSPTRITLPGDGVTMVADAYGDPAAQPVCFFHGGGQSRRSWAGSARRVAQAGYYGLTFDLRGHGDSGWASDGDYLLEAYGRDVESIMAALDRPVALVGASRGGQSALVGGSRHPGLVRLIMLADVAPHIDDDGVEEIRGFFRASEAGFASLDEAADALHHHLGQPRLPDVSGLAKAMRTEAGRLFWHWDPRTTSHEFLHPLSEGEALVAAAMRVTVPVVLVKAELSEIVSDESVRRFQALTPQLEVEVAHGVGHMFTGDHNDAFAERLLRHLTTHLPL, encoded by the coding sequence ATGATGTCCCCCACCCGGATAACCCTGCCGGGCGATGGTGTGACGATGGTTGCGGACGCCTATGGCGATCCCGCCGCGCAGCCCGTCTGCTTCTTCCACGGCGGCGGCCAGAGCCGCCGATCCTGGGCCGGGTCGGCGCGGCGCGTGGCACAGGCGGGCTATTATGGCCTGACCTTCGACCTGCGCGGCCATGGCGACAGCGGCTGGGCCAGCGACGGCGACTATCTGCTCGAGGCCTATGGCCGCGATGTCGAGTCGATCATGGCCGCGCTTGACCGTCCGGTGGCGCTAGTGGGTGCGTCGCGCGGCGGCCAATCGGCGCTGGTAGGTGGATCGCGCCATCCGGGCCTCGTGCGCCTGATCATGCTGGCCGATGTTGCGCCGCATATCGACGATGACGGAGTAGAGGAGATACGCGGATTCTTCCGTGCCAGCGAAGCCGGCTTCGCTTCGCTGGACGAAGCCGCCGATGCGCTGCATCATCATCTCGGCCAGCCCCGCCTGCCCGATGTGTCGGGCCTGGCCAAGGCAATGCGGACGGAGGCCGGTCGGCTGTTCTGGCACTGGGATCCACGCACCACGTCGCACGAATTTCTGCATCCGCTGTCGGAAGGCGAAGCGCTGGTGGCCGCCGCGATGCGCGTCACCGTGCCGGTCGTGCTGGTGAAAGCGGAACTGAGCGAGATCGTGTCTGACGAGAGCGTCCGCCGATTTCAGGCACTGACTCCGCAACTGGAGGTCGAGGTCGCGCATGGCGTGGGCCATATGTTCACTGGCGACCATAATGACGCCTTTGCCGAACGGCTGCTCCGCCATTTGACCACGCATCTGCCGCTATGA